The nucleotide window CAATTAgtctctttttatttatctttatttttacaatctttttcaaatcaaactttgaaccaaaatatttattacgtCTAATATCATAATTTGTACCAAATGGATTTGAATAATCCATTTTGTACATTTAAAGTTTCATATCTTAGCCACTGAACCTAATTGATCTgaccttatttttttatttttacaatttataaCAATAGCTTTATTAAGACatgtaaaatgtaattttgggTAATGACAACCTATAGATTGGATGTATGTGAAAATTTGATATATTGATCTTGAGTTTTAAACCCGGTGTGCATAATCCCTACTTTGGTCGTGTAAGTGTAGCTTGTACAACCTATAAGTCCTTAGAGCATGTTTGAGTTTTGGTTACTTCTGCGGTGGTGCACGTTTAAAAAGCACTCctctttataattataaaattgacaCGTCATATTGCGGGGTGACCTAGAGAAGTGGCTAGTGCTGTGTATATGAAGTACTTGTGTTTCGCTACCTctactttcttctctttttgttcGCTTCGGCTCCGTTAGGTTTTCCTTCCGCGTGTTTGCTCGGAACTACTCCTCCACTCATCGGTATTTTTCTCCCTTTCCTCTACCTGATGTCTATAATTCCACGTTTTCTTCCTCTTTAATATACTCAATTCATTTGTTCTTCACCATTTGCGCTGTTtccgatttatttttttttcttttttaattgcgATAATTCACTTAGCAACATCGATTAGAAGCTAGATATGGTCATGGGTTCAGTCAATTTCGTGTTTTGAAGTCATGGGGTTGTTGGCCTTGCCTGAATTCCGGACCAACCcgaaaatttacaattttaataaagGGAGTATAtgaatttatcattaatttgactttaaatttttaatttttgttatgtgtTGCTTAGTTTTTATGCTTCTAATCGTAGTAGGTGTGTCTGgtgtacctttttttttttgtttttgcctgAGTTGTGTTCTATCGTTTGCTCCGAGGGTTAAAGATAAACTttacttgaaattttttatgaaaaaacctTATCTGAATTTTGCATCCCCAATTTTAAAAGAGGGTTAGTAATTGACTCTGAGTGATAAAGCCGTACCCTTAAAATAtctcatggaaaaaaaattctggcatcaatctttaatctttatcaaTAATACATGAATACCCAAGATTGCTTTATGGgccaaatattttattatttagctTCAAGGACACGGGCTTACATACTTTTATGCCATTGAAGTGTAGATGCTAATAATCAGGGAGTTGGATGACAGCTTTGTTTTCTTTGCTATTTTCTACTTTTAATCCTTATATTATGCTGTCTTTTGGTTCATAAAGAATCCCATTCCTTAATTTTTTGGAAGTTAATTGGTTTTATTAACAGCGGCTGGTTCTGCCACTTATTTGTTTGGATAGTGGGACTGCTTATCCTGCACAGTTAATTCAATGTTACGTGCTAATGCTTGCCTTCCTATGCAGTTTAAAATGTCTGACGTGGAAGAGTTTCGTTGCTTCATTGGTGGCCTTGCATGGTCAACGTCTGATAGAAAGTTAAAGGATACATTTGAAAAGTTTGGCAAGCTTATTGAGGCAAAGGTGATCAGTATCGTCTTATGACTATAATCATTGTAGTTCTTCTAGGTGAAGCTTATTGTTGCCAGGATTGTATTTCATGTTTGTGTGTAGAAGTTGGTTTATGCTGTACTTTTTGGCTTATATCTTCAATTTAtcccttgtttttatttttggactAAAATTGTAATACCTGCTGAACTCGTTTATAGCCAAATCaagtagacaaaaaaaaatctgtgcAATATGATTACGAATCTAAGCATTATTTTTTTGGAGATTGTTAATGTTCTCTTTCATCATATTTTTGAAACAGGTGGTTGTTGACAAGTTCTCTGGGCGTTCTCGTGGTTTTGGATTTGTCACATTTGATGACAAGAAAGCAATGGACGAGGCTATTGATGCTATGAATGGGATAGATTTAGACGGGCGAACTATTACTGTTGATAGAGCTCAGCCTCAACAAGGATCAACTAGAGATGATGGTGATCGTTACCGGGAGCGTGGTCGTGATCGTGATCGTAACCGAGATTATGGAGGTGGAGGTGGTCGAGGATCTAATGGTGGTGAATGCTTTAAGTGTGGAAAACCTGGTCATTTTGCTAGGGAATGCCCTGGTGAAGGGTCCAGGGGAGGAAGGTATGGTGGTAGGGAAAGTAGATATGGTGGAAGCAGTCGTGGTGGTTATGGACCGGATAGAAATGCAGATCGTTCTTCAGGGGGGCGCAGCAGGGATGGTGGTAGTCATGGGGATTCTGGAAGTGATCGATATTATCGTGATCGTTCAGGACCATATGAGCGGGAGCGACGGGGATCGGGAGGCTTTCGTTGATATAATATAGTCTTTCAATGAGGTATGTAGCATGTAATGATCTCGTGTCTCTGCTTTCTGCGGTTTGTATTTTATGGTTCTTACGAAGCtgtaatgtgatttttttttcagatatgAAATTGAAGAGGTCGCTGTTAATGTTTCAACTTTCCTTTTCATTTGCACTTGACAATGCTCTTTGGACTTCTGGGATTGTTGTTTGGATGGATCATTGATACCAGTATTTTGATATGCAATACTCAACACATTATGCAAACTCTTTATGTTCCTAAATGCTGATCTTTTGGTCTAGTGAAATCTTATGCATGCTTGACTTGCGGTCAAATTCAATGTTGTGCTCTATGCTATCTATAATTTGCTGCTGGGTATCTTGTGAATTGTGACTTTCATGCGTGGGGAGTTGCATGTGACATATTTGCTGCTGGATTACCTGATTCAGTTTAAGACATATTGGAAAGTTTTGTTGGTGTTGGATGGGTGGGTTTTGGAAAGTCCAAGATGGAGGTCCAAATGTGGAGTTTTGCTTCTTCTCGTTGGGAGAAGGAAGTTTTAAAAGTAGAATGCCCATTTGGCTATCCCGTCTCAGGATCTTTGAGTAAAAAGTAGTCAAGCGGGTAAATTATTGAATATTCGTCTCGTATACCTACTTTCTTATTTGCTAGATATCTGCTCTGGCCTGCGCTTTATTAATGTTATTGACCTTTTGGCAGGATTCTTGGCTAAATGTGGTCTTTTTGGATTCATCATTGGGTTCTTTTGTTGCTAATTGGACATGCATggttttaaaaacttaaaaaatcttTTCAGCTGCAAATGGCTACCTACAATTGCACTCAAATATGCATACCACTCTTGTTTTCTTCACGGGGCACTGATGGAAGGGGGTTCTATTTTCTATGATTGTGGCACATTGTTTGGGAGATCTTGATGCGTTGAGCAACTACGATCCATTGCTTTTTTTACATTGTTGCTCTTATGTGGTGGAAGATTGCTCTCATCGAACACTATACCTGCCTGCATGTAATGTTTTGTATGCTGAGATCCAGTTTGTCCTTACCATAGAGAGAGGAATAGTGAAACCTGAGTTTGGCCCCAAATTTGCATTCTCTTCAACCTCAAGGTTGGGCTCGCTAGTATCAGATATGAGATTGCCGCCTTACCTTAACCTTCTCACTAAGGTTATGAAAGGAAATTGGTTGTGTTTTACCcgtataaatttataattcgGCTATCATGGTCTgtgctaaaatttattaatgtttCTATATCTGTTGTCACCATGTTAAATGCCAAATTCTATTGAATTGTTTTCATTCACTTGTTCTGTTTTGCCATGTGGTATATTTGACCGATTTTCATAGTTATATTGATTTGGTGATTTCTatgattaattttgttatatgttTTTAACCTTTTCTGGGTTATCGCATTGTGACGCATGGAATGATTTTAGACTATAGAGTGAACCGAATGTTTTATCTACGCATTCATCTTGCCTAAAAAAAGCTGGACATGGCCCTTAATCCGTAATATTTTTATCGTAAAATGTGTGCGGAATGGTTGATGTTAcatgtgaaattgttttctcTGTGACTGTATGGCCATGTCCATGCCGAATTCTGTGTTGCGTTTAGTTTGCTTTCTTTGGACCAGGCCTGTCACCAAATAAAGGAAAACTACTTTAGGGTACACTATTTCGACGACAATCTATGTACTTTGAGGCCATTGCTAGCATGGACCAccttcttaaatggtctaaaATAGACcatgtttaataatcatttgatTCATCTCATCCTTAGGGTCATACCATACATCCACTGCacatgatatttttcttttcccaaTCCCTCTAGCCCTCTGCAGTTTGCACTCAGCACTACACATGACAGCAATCCCTCCTAAACTCCACGACCACCTCCAtggcaccaccaccaccactacaGAAAGAGACCGCTGCACCACCCCAACCTTTCTCCCTATTCACCTTCCTCTTCAATATCCACCATAACTACCACACCTTCCAcccaaacaccaccaccagttGCTACCTACTCTGACCACAACCAAACCAGCCTGCGTCTCCATCAAACCCAGCgtagcaccaccaccaccaccaagaaTCGTTGCATCACCCAAACGGCCAAACCCACCTACCCCGTTCCCAAGCATAACCAATCCCCACCAAAATTGTGACTCCACCCAACCAAAACTCATGCCACCCACACCAAATGTAACAGCCGTAACTTTAATaactaaataagaaaataataaattaataaattaatacataaataaataagaaaaaataaaataaaaattattaggtcATAAATTCTCACTATATAAGCCAAATGTTAACCTAGAGCAGCTTTTTGGGAAACACATTctgttcctttcttcttttctgacgcacaagaaccctaacagagcaatcagaggaggagctctagagagcaccagagacgccaccattgctaacagagaacatttaagcgactaccttgaggtaagggatgagttactcacgcttggggattagaatgaacatgtgtagggatccctagaggatcaatttttgggttattttggggtgtttatgaatttaattatgttttcatgtttaatcacagattgagtgtgtttgatgaaccaattgGTGTTCTGTTGCGAGTTTGTTGTAGAATTGATGTGTTCTGTTGCGAGTTTGTTGTAGAATTGATGTGTTCTGTTGCGAGTTTGTTGTAGGATTGATGTGTTTCTGTGTTAGATGTGTACCTTAGGAATtagaattctttataattagcataaaaattgtgtggtggtgattttgtttataccaTATATGTTGGCCTTTCAATCTTGTTCCTGTGCTAATGTACATTGTGtccagataattatttttacaccgCAGTGTATAcgtgtacatatatattgatactgttttttttacaaactttatattttattttacgtgGGTGATTTCTTGTCATGAAATTCATAGGTGTAGGGATTGTTGGATAATTGAATtggctaaaatcatttaaagaaattaactaaagttgtattcacattataattaggcattttcttgatgttggcaacttagttgaaatatatttaaaatataggtaTACACGTTGTTCATAGAAATCAAtatgagtatatattttattgttatatataatttgtatttacttaataatatatttgatattattgtgattactttatattaatatatatttaatactttttatatgttatatataatatgtacgTTACGTTtacgttaatatatattttgttatatattttgaatataatatacttatatatattttacgtgTATTTTATAGTTACTTGTTTATAAGCCTTGAAGTTAaatattatatgttattaatattatgatacattgttatctaattgttgagtatattttgtaattagttagAGTGTGAAATGTTAAACTGTAGACATGAAACATGGTTGTGAATGAGTGTGTGATTGATATTTGTAGTGATATTACTTGTCATGTGAGTTATGAGTTATAcagtaacccgaccagtgtgtaccttgagagaacttttatgcgcagtgttaaagaaaattgtaggattcctagttaggatccTGAAGGGTTAAACTATAGCgcaatttgttaaatatgtttgaaatataagagtaaggtcgtgggtattatataactcataaacagtgtctgcgtgcaaataaaaaaaaatattttaggggttggacctgaatcaggaaggtgaggcccaaacggaatcttcggagtctaggccttgggggtaaagatactcggtttgagtgctcctttaagcccatgttgatcccatgtggttggggcattctcgcaaaacagagtaaccctgactggtcaccttatgatgttacttagtgagagtgagcgagtatacccattgtgtggtgtgctttgtcatgtactcctaagcgccccagtgttgtttttcactgacatggtaccacattgcatataggcttgagtcttagtataattgttgcataacgcttgtgtttgaatttcattgagttaacaattgtggttgatgttattttatggagTGTGTAAACTTGAATGGGTGTGAATAATGTGTGCGATTTTGTGcagtaatgttatttatataaattcagctttaagtattatatgtttcacatgctctaatgttttattatatacgaatgtgataactcactcccggtgtgtgtttgcgtttgggctgattgccactttgtttcaggtgagccttcatatgatgagtcacatgctagagatggagagacttagtctgtgatagggattatgatttactgaatgatataattgtgttatacttttctactttagatttttttattattatttatttagagtggacggccttgttttgagccgggataatcttatcttttattaaaaaaagtaatattctattatgttttcactaagtggatgtgaacctttatccttttgaattgattaaattaaatgtgtttaaaaagaaaaattattaattaattttgcatgttttttttttccttcttttattattatgtgtttataatcttttaattaaattttgtatgatttatttaattagttagttataattgtaagggtagagggtgtcacatttagtggtatcagagcaggtcgaacctttcggccaTGTGTGTTATGAGCTTTCTGTGTTTCCTTGTGTACTCTGatgtgttgtgtttgttttgtttgattagaGGTGTACTCTATTGTTttggtatatttttattttttattttttcttcaaagtttTGTTTCTTGCGTGACATAGGAAGTAATGGCTGCGAGAAATGAGCGAGAACGACTTCTTACCGAGGCCTTGAACAACTTGGCGCAAGTTATGGCCAATCAGGGAGGCGGTGGAGGAGCAACTATGTACCATGGGTTAGATCGCTTTCAGAGGAACAACCCACCTACTTTCAAAGGGGGTTATGATCCTGAGGGTGCTGAGGCTTGGCTGAGGGAGATTGAGAAGATCTTCCGAGTGATGGAGTGTTAGGACCATCAGAAGGTGTTGTTTGCTACTCACATGCTAGCA belongs to Glycine soja cultivar W05 chromosome 5, ASM419377v2, whole genome shotgun sequence and includes:
- the LOC114412595 gene encoding glycine-rich RNA-binding protein RZ1A-like → MSDVEEFRCFIGGLAWSTSDRKLKDTFEKFGKLIEAKVVVDKFSGRSRGFGFVTFDDKKAMDEAIDAMNGIDLDGRTITVDRAQPQQGSTRDDGDRYRERGRDRDRNRDYGGGGGRGSNGGECFKCGKPGHFARECPGEGSRGGRYGGRESRYGGSSRGGYGPDRNADRSSGGRSRDGGSHGDSGSDRYYRDRSGPYERERRGSGGFR